The DNA segment GACGACCAAATAGCTTATGGCAATTTGAATGAAAAAACGATGAAGGATCACCAAGTTATTATCAATACTACACCCCTGGGGATGTATGGAGACATGGATGCCAAACCCACAATTCCATACCAATTTTGTGGGCCAGATCATTTGTTTTTCGACCTGATTTACAATCCAGAAATAACAGCTTTTTTAAAGGCAGGCCAAAAACAAGGAGCCGCCATTAAAAATGGATTAGAAATGCTGCACCTTCAGGCTGAAGCAGCCTGGGAGATATGGAATCAATAAACATCACTAATCCACCAAACCATTCGTTTCAGAAGAATAATTACCTCTGCATACATAGCAAAAATTACCAATGGAAGAACTCACTAAATATTTGGCCGTATATTTTACCGGGCTATTAGGTATTTGGAAAGGGATACCTGTAGGAATTGCCATGGGCATCACACCATTTTATACCGCCACCCTTACCTCTTTGGATGCCATATCCTCAGCCCTCATTGTATCTTTTGCTGGTGAACCTTTCCGCAGGTGGCTCATGAAAAAATACGGTACCAAAAACATGGTGCACAAACAAAAGAAATTTAATCGTTGGTTACAAAAATATGGTATCTCCGGACTCGGACTAATAGCCACTGGCCTGATAGGCCCCCTCATCTCCCTACTCATTGGAATGCTGTTACTAAAAGATACGCGCAAATTCTTATTTTACCTTTTATTGGGCATCACACTCTGGAGCTTTGGAATCACCTACTTAGCTGCACCTATTGTGAATTGGATTAAAGTGATGATGTGATTCTTCGGATCCAACAACTATCCTTCTCCACCTTATTTTCTTTCCAACTCTGTGAGATGCGCCATTTTTTTCGTACTTAAAAAACTCTTGATATCTCCCAAATGTGCCTTTACACGCTTATTTCCAAACTCATACACCTTATCCACTAGTCCATCCAGAAAATCACGATCGTGGGAGACCAATATTAAAGTACCATCAAAGGCTTTCAATGCATCCTTCAGCACATCTTTTGTTTTCATATCCAAATGATTGGTAGGCTCATCTAATATAAGCAAGTTGACAGGCTCCAGCAGCAGTTTAATCATCGCCAACCTTGTCCGTTCACCACCAGACAACACCTTCACTTTTTTTGTAGACTGCTCCCCACCAAACATAAAAGCGCCTAACAAATCTTTGATTTTATTACGAATATCTCCCCGGGCTACATCATCTATAGTTTGAAACACAGTTAGATTCTCATCCAACAATGATGCCTGATTTTGGGCAAAATAACCAATCTGAGTATTATGCCCTAAGTTAAGCTCCCCATCATAATCAATTTGCTTCATAATGGCTTTAATCAAGGTAGACTTACCCTCTCCGTTTCGTCCAACGAAGGCTATTTTCTCACCCCTTTCCACGGTAAATGAAGCATTGGCAAACACCAAATAATCACCATAACACTTACTAACTTCATTGGCAATCAAGGGATAATTACCCGACCTAGGGGCTGGAGGAAATTTCAAACGTAATGAAGAATGATCCTCCTCATCTACTTCCACCCTTTCCAACTTCTCCAACATTTTAACCCTACTTTGAACTTGCAAAGTTTTAGAATAGGTACCTTTAAAACGCTCAATAAAAGCCTCATTATCGGCTATCATTTTTTGCTGTTCCTCAAATGCCTTCAACTGATGTACCCTCCGCTCCTGTCTTAATACCAGATATTTTGAATAGTTGACTTTATAATCATATATCCGCCCCATGGTAACTTCAATGGTACGCGTAGTTATATTATCAACAAAGGCTCTATCATGCGAAATTATCACCACGGCTTTTCCGCAGTGAATCAGAAAATCCTCCAACCATCCAATAGAATCAATATCAAGGTGATTGGTTGGCTCATCCAACAATATCAGATGTGGTTTTCTTAGTAATATTTTAGCCAGCTCAATACGCATTCTCCATCCTCCACTAAATTCGCTGGTAGGCCGATTAAAATCCTCACGTTCAAAACCCAAGCCTAACAAAACCTTCTCTACTTCCGCATCAAAATTGGTTTCCTCAATAGAATAAAACTTATCACTCAAGGTCGACACCTCCTCTATCAATGCATAATAACTATCTGACTCATAGTCAGTACGCACCTCCAACTGTTGATTTAGTTCAGCTATCTGTTTTTCCATTGTCATGATCTCCGAGAAAGCTTGCGATGCCTCCTCAAAAACACTACGTGTATCTTCCGTCATTAAATGCTGAGGAAGATAAGCCACCACCTTGTCCTTAGGCACAGAAACACGTCCTTTATTGGCTTCGCGCACGCCAGCAAGAATCTTCAACAAAGTCGATTTACCGCCCCCATTCTTTCCCATTAGGGCTATCCTATCTTTCTCGTTAATAACAAAGGAAATATTCTTAAAAAGGGTAGTAGCACCAAACTCCACCGTTAAGCCATCAATTGAGATCATTATCAGATTTTATTTTTGCGCTGCAAAGATAAAAATATAGCCAACAGAAAAAAGTATTATAAACAACAAACACGTTGATGTTTGGGAATAAACAATGCTTCGGGGTAATCCACCCCAACCAAATAAAGTCCATGGGCTGGCGCCGATGTTCCTGCCAGTCCTCTATCCTTTGCTTCAATGATCTCACAAAACCTTTGCAGACTAATCTTTTCCTGCCCAACCTCTAACAAAGTTCCTACAATAGCACGCACCATATTCCGTAAAAAACGGTCAGCACTAATCGCAAACACCCATCGATCACTCTTCTGCTCCCAAATAGCTTTTGTAATTTTACAGTTATTGGTTTTTACATCGGTATGCAACTTACTAAAGCTTGTAAAGTCAGTATAATCCAACAGGACCTGAGCTGCCTCATTCATTTTCGAAAAATCAATTCCTTTGTCCAAATAGTAAGCAGACTCCTGTAAAAAAGGATTCTTTTGTGTCACCAAGTGATATTCATAGCTACGGTTTATGGCTGAGAAACGACTATGCGTTTGCTCATCCACCTGCGTCATGGAATAAACCGCAATATCCCTAGGCAAAAAACGATTGAGCTTATAACAAAACTGTTCCGTACCTAAGGGCAACTTTTCGCTCTCAAAATGAGCCACAAAATAAGATGCGTGCACGCCTGTATCAGTGCGACCACACCCCACTATATTTATTTCCTGGCCAAGCATTTTACCTACACAGGTATTCAATACCTCTTGCACCGTAATGGCATTGGGCTGTATCTGCCAGCCATGATAGTTTTTACCCCTATAAGCCAGCTCCATAAAAAATCTTGCCATACAATTTAATCCTTGGATAATTCACCAAAAAGGTCATAGGATTCTGCACCGGTAATCTTGACCTTATAAAACGTTCCCACTTCAGCCTTGTTCCCTTCAATGGGAATTAATACTTCCGGATCAACCTCCGGCGAGTCAAACTCAGTTCTTCCCACATAATAATCATCCTCCTTGCGATCGATAATCACCTTCATTGTATTACCTACTTTAGCCTCATTGATTTCACGGCTAATTTGTTCCTGAGCTTCCATGATGGCATCAGCTCTTTCCTGCTTCAATTCCTGTGGGACATCATCCTTATAGTTACGATAAGCATGCGTATCCTCCTCATGAGAATAAGGAAATACCCCCAGACGTTCAAAGCGCATCTCCTTCACGAATGCCAACATCTCCTTGAAATCCTGTTCTGTTTCACCAGGATGTCCTGTGATCATCGTTGTTCTTAAATGAATCCCCGGAACATCTTTTCGCATACGCTCTATCAACTTATAGGTTTCTGCTTTAGACACATTACGGCGCATAATCTGCAACATATGATCACTCACATGCTGCAAGGCTATATCTAAATAATTACACACATTAGGATGCTCGTTCATCACCTTTAGCAAATTATAAGGAAAGCCAGCTGGATAAGCATAATGAAGCCTTACCCAATCAATCCCGTCCACATCAGCCACCTGATGCACCAATTCAGCCAAACGCATTTGCTTATAAATATCCAGACCATAAAACGACAAATCCTGCGCAATGACCTGTAACTCTTTAACACCCTGTGCAGCCAATCCTTCGGCCTCTTGTATCAATTGCTCCATGGGTTTAGAACGATGCTTACCAGTGATCAGCGGAATAGCACAATAAGAACAAGAACGATTACACCCTTCTGATATTTTAAAATAAGCATAATGTCCCGGTGTGGTCAGACTGCGCTCATTGATCAGATCAGCCCGATAGGTTTGTCCCAAGTCTTCCACAATCTGCTTCCAATCGAACTTACCATAAATAGCATCAACTTCAGGTAGTTCTTCCTTAAGTTGTTGAGAGTATCGTTCCGAGAGACAGCCCATCACAAAGAGCTTTTTAACCTTTCCTCTTTTTTTGGCTTCCACAAAATTCAAGATTGTCTCAATGGACTCCTCTTTGGCATCTCCAATAAAACCGCAGGTATTAATGATAGCAATATCCCCCTTTGGTGACGGCGAATCATGTGCAACAGAGAATCCTCCTGCTTCAAACTGTTTAATTAAGGATTCTGAATCCACTAAATTCTTCGAGCATCCCAAGGTAACAACATCAATCTTTTTCATACTTTCTATAAACTATCAAATTAAAGAGAAAAGATTACACGAATCATACTTCCCATACACTATTCCTTCGCCAATTAGCGAGGTAAAATTACAGAATAAACCACATCTAGCTCTGAATACCCTACTTTTTTTTCAGCGCATCATAATTATTCAAAGACACTCAGTAATTTTTCAGCTAAAAAACAAAAGGCCACCTTCATAACAGGTAGCCCAACATATGGTTCTAAATAAAGCGCTAATTAAATAGAGAATCCACAAACTCTGTGCGATTAAACACTTGTAAATCATCAATGCCCTCTCCAATCCCAATATACTTAACCGGGATATGAAATTGATCAGACACACCAATTACCACGCCTCCCTTGGCTGTTCCATCCAGTTTAGTAATAACCAAGGCATTCACTTCTGTAGCCTTGGTAAATTCTTTGGCTTGTTCAAAAGCATTTTGACCAGTAGACCCGTCCAACACCAAGATAATTTCATTGGGAGTATCAGGCACTACCTTTTGCATTACCTTTTTCACCTTTGTGAGTTCATTCATCAGGTTCACCTTATTATGAAGTCGTCCTGCCGTATCAATAATCACCACGTCAGCCCCTTGTTTTTTTGCCGACGCCAAAGTATCAAAAGCCACTGATGCAGGATCAGATCCCATGTTTTGACGAATTAGCGGAACATCAACTCTATCGGCCCACACCTGAAGTTGCTCAATAGCTGCGGCTCTAAAAGTATCGGCAGCTCCCAACACCACCTTTTTACCAGCCGACTTAAACTTATGCGCTAATTTACCGATGGTAGTTGTTTTACCCACACCATTCACTCCAACAACCATTATCACATAAGGAAATTCGCTTTTGGGAAGTTCAAAATCACCTTCGCCATCCACCTGATTTTCAGATAATAGCTCTACAATCTCCTCCTTAAGAATTTTATTTAATTCGGAAGTACTCAAAAACTTGTCTTTGGCCACCCGTTCTTCAATACGTTCAATAATCTTCAATGTGGTATCCACACCCACATCCGAAGATATCAGAACCTCCTCCAGCTCGTCCAAAACAACATCGTCCACTTTTGAGCGCCCCGCAACGGCACGCGTAAGTTTCTTAAATACACTCTCTTTGGTTTTAGCTAAACCTTTATCGAGACTTTCTTTTTTCTCTTTTGTAAAACTTCCGAATAATCCCATTTCTTATTTTCTAAAATAGACAACTACTATATGTTCTATGGGAAGAATGGTTACCCACCACTTTTACAATGAACAACCGTAGCATTGTAAAATGAACAAGTTAAAAGTAAAAAAAATATGCATACATAACTGCATATACACAAAAAAGCTTCCTTTTTTAAATAAAGGAAGCTCTTTTGATAAAAATGTCTTCTGCCTGGGCAAAATTATTTTTTGAAAAAATCTTTTACTTCTTCATTGGTTACTATCTCTTCTCTAAAAGAGTAAGCACCGGTTTTAGGCGACTTAACCATTTTAATCACTTTAGTGTGACCTTTACCGCCTCCTTTTTGTAATGTTGCTACTGCTTTCTTAGCCATGATACAAAGATTTATTTAATTTCTCTATGTATAGTATAACGCTTCAATATAGGGTTATACTTTTTCAATTCAACTCTATCCGGAGTGTTTTTTCTGTTCTTAACAGTGATGTAACGAC comes from the Saccharicrinis fermentans DSM 9555 = JCM 21142 genome and includes:
- the rimO gene encoding 30S ribosomal protein S12 methylthiotransferase RimO; this translates as MKKIDVVTLGCSKNLVDSESLIKQFEAGGFSVAHDSPSPKGDIAIINTCGFIGDAKEESIETILNFVEAKKRGKVKKLFVMGCLSERYSQQLKEELPEVDAIYGKFDWKQIVEDLGQTYRADLINERSLTTPGHYAYFKISEGCNRSCSYCAIPLITGKHRSKPMEQLIQEAEGLAAQGVKELQVIAQDLSFYGLDIYKQMRLAELVHQVADVDGIDWVRLHYAYPAGFPYNLLKVMNEHPNVCNYLDIALQHVSDHMLQIMRRNVSKAETYKLIERMRKDVPGIHLRTTMITGHPGETEQDFKEMLAFVKEMRFERLGVFPYSHEEDTHAYRNYKDDVPQELKQERADAIMEAQEQISREINEAKVGNTMKVIIDRKEDDYYVGRTEFDSPEVDPEVLIPIEGNKAEVGTFYKVKITGAESYDLFGELSKD
- the ftsY gene encoding signal recognition particle-docking protein FtsY — translated: MGLFGSFTKEKKESLDKGLAKTKESVFKKLTRAVAGRSKVDDVVLDELEEVLISSDVGVDTTLKIIERIEERVAKDKFLSTSELNKILKEEIVELLSENQVDGEGDFELPKSEFPYVIMVVGVNGVGKTTTIGKLAHKFKSAGKKVVLGAADTFRAAAIEQLQVWADRVDVPLIRQNMGSDPASVAFDTLASAKKQGADVVIIDTAGRLHNKVNLMNELTKVKKVMQKVVPDTPNEIILVLDGSTGQNAFEQAKEFTKATEVNALVITKLDGTAKGGVVIGVSDQFHIPVKYIGIGEGIDDLQVFNRTEFVDSLFN
- a CDS encoding ABC-F family ATP-binding cassette domain-containing protein encodes the protein MISIDGLTVEFGATTLFKNISFVINEKDRIALMGKNGGGKSTLLKILAGVREANKGRVSVPKDKVVAYLPQHLMTEDTRSVFEEASQAFSEIMTMEKQIAELNQQLEVRTDYESDSYYALIEEVSTLSDKFYSIEETNFDAEVEKVLLGLGFEREDFNRPTSEFSGGWRMRIELAKILLRKPHLILLDEPTNHLDIDSIGWLEDFLIHCGKAVVIISHDRAFVDNITTRTIEVTMGRIYDYKVNYSKYLVLRQERRVHQLKAFEEQQKMIADNEAFIERFKGTYSKTLQVQSRVKMLEKLERVEVDEEDHSSLRLKFPPAPRSGNYPLIANEVSKCYGDYLVFANASFTVERGEKIAFVGRNGEGKSTLIKAIMKQIDYDGELNLGHNTQIGYFAQNQASLLDENLTVFQTIDDVARGDIRNKIKDLLGAFMFGGEQSTKKVKVLSGGERTRLAMIKLLLEPVNLLILDEPTNHLDMKTKDVLKDALKAFDGTLILVSHDRDFLDGLVDKVYEFGNKRVKAHLGDIKSFLSTKKMAHLTELERK
- the truA gene encoding tRNA pseudouridine(38-40) synthase TruA, yielding MARFFMELAYRGKNYHGWQIQPNAITVQEVLNTCVGKMLGQEINIVGCGRTDTGVHASYFVAHFESEKLPLGTEQFCYKLNRFLPRDIAVYSMTQVDEQTHSRFSAINRSYEYHLVTQKNPFLQESAYYLDKGIDFSKMNEAAQVLLDYTDFTSFSKLHTDVKTNNCKITKAIWEQKSDRWVFAISADRFLRNMVRAIVGTLLEVGQEKISLQRFCEIIEAKDRGLAGTSAPAHGLYLVGVDYPEALFIPKHQRVCCL
- a CDS encoding DUF4295 domain-containing protein, with the protein product MAKKAVATLQKGGGKGHTKVIKMVKSPKTGAYSFREEIVTNEEVKDFFKK
- the rpmG gene encoding 50S ribosomal protein L33, which translates into the protein MAKKSKGNRIQVILECTEHKESGMAGTSRYITVKNRKNTPDRVELKKYNPILKRYTIHREIK